In one Novosphingopyxis iocasae genomic region, the following are encoded:
- a CDS encoding DUF4403 family protein, giving the protein MRVTLPALASLSLLAACSGSPKNEAPPRVTTPITVKSAPSQIAVPVTAKLDSLAAALERDIPRKLWSIDKPGQTCVASKGIDLGIATVKTPRIKCRIVGTVTRGKLRLSGSGQTIRAAIPLHAVLHAENIGGIIAQETATADAMAHAVIHLDLDKNWTPHGTVDLKYDWTNAPHAEILGQRIDFTSQADAKLKPVIARLERDLPKELKKLGIRQKVQEGWASAFTVLSLNRENPPVWLRVKPTALHYGGYDVDGRTMRLRLGMEAVTESFVGNKPDAPEPTPLPSMTPMQNKAGRVAFVIPVVASYKELEPVLMKALTKRAAQPIAVPGIGPVIASFKRVTIYGTKNGRMAVGVNFAAHPQGKRGEIAKGTVWLTAKPMNKQNSRVVRFQDLSISGTTDVTGGDLILDLANAPGITELIASSLEQNFQDDFNDLLKKVERAIAAKREGQFTIRADIDSVQTGTISATGQGLFLPTRIEGTARISLR; this is encoded by the coding sequence GTGCGCGTTACCCTTCCAGCCCTCGCCTCGCTATCGTTGCTCGCCGCGTGCAGCGGATCGCCCAAGAACGAAGCGCCGCCGCGGGTAACCACACCGATCACCGTCAAGTCCGCCCCTTCGCAGATCGCCGTTCCGGTAACCGCCAAGCTCGATTCGCTGGCCGCGGCACTAGAGCGCGATATTCCGCGCAAACTCTGGTCGATCGACAAGCCCGGGCAGACCTGCGTCGCATCCAAGGGCATCGATCTGGGCATTGCGACGGTCAAGACCCCTCGCATCAAGTGCCGCATTGTCGGAACGGTCACGCGCGGGAAGTTGCGGCTTTCTGGATCGGGACAGACCATCCGTGCCGCAATTCCCCTCCATGCGGTTCTCCACGCAGAGAATATCGGCGGGATTATCGCGCAGGAGACGGCAACCGCGGATGCGATGGCGCATGCGGTGATCCACCTGGATCTGGACAAGAACTGGACGCCGCACGGCACGGTCGATCTGAAATATGACTGGACCAATGCGCCCCATGCCGAAATTCTGGGTCAGCGCATCGATTTCACCAGCCAGGCCGATGCCAAGCTGAAGCCGGTAATCGCCCGGCTGGAGCGCGATTTACCGAAGGAACTTAAAAAGCTCGGTATCCGCCAGAAGGTTCAGGAAGGCTGGGCGTCTGCCTTTACCGTCCTGTCCCTGAACAGAGAGAATCCGCCGGTTTGGCTGCGCGTCAAGCCGACGGCGCTGCATTATGGCGGCTATGATGTTGATGGCCGCACGATGCGCCTGCGCCTGGGCATGGAAGCCGTCACCGAAAGCTTCGTGGGCAATAAGCCGGATGCACCTGAACCCACGCCGTTGCCATCCATGACGCCGATGCAGAACAAGGCCGGAAGGGTCGCCTTTGTGATCCCGGTGGTGGCCAGTTACAAGGAACTGGAACCGGTTCTGATGAAAGCGCTGACCAAGCGCGCCGCGCAACCGATCGCTGTGCCTGGTATCGGCCCGGTTATCGCAAGCTTCAAACGCGTCACGATCTACGGCACGAAAAACGGGCGAATGGCCGTGGGGGTCAATTTTGCCGCCCATCCGCAGGGCAAGCGTGGAGAGATCGCGAAAGGCACGGTCTGGCTCACGGCCAAACCGATGAACAAACAGAATTCGCGCGTTGTCCGGTTCCAGGATCTGTCGATCAGCGGAACCACCGACGTCACCGGCGGAGACCTTATCCTCGATCTCGCCAATGCGCCGGGCATTACGGAACTCATCGCGTCATCGCTGGAACAGAACTTCCAAGACGATTTCAACGATCTGCTGAAAAAAGTGGAGCGCGCCATCGCCGCAAAACGCGAGGGCCAGTTCACCATCCGGGCCGATATCGACAGCGTCCAGACCGGCACGATATCTGCAACCGGCCAAGGTCTGTTTCTGCCAACGCGCATCGAAGGCACGGCACGGATCAGTTTGCGATAG
- a CDS encoding DedA family protein: protein MFEWITHLLDQLGYVGIALLMLLENVFPPIPSELIMPLAGFDAARGDMNVYLVILSGSIGSVAGALFWYVIGRWIGEDRLKRFASRHGRLLTLSASEVERVNRWFDKHNEKAVLLGRLVPAVRTLISVPAGIFEMSLGRFLIYSTIGTVGWTALLTFGGYMLGDRYELVQTWINPVSNVIVGIIVLAYLYRVMRWRAD, encoded by the coding sequence ATGTTCGAATGGATTACGCATCTCCTCGATCAGCTCGGCTATGTCGGCATTGCACTGTTGATGCTGCTGGAAAATGTTTTCCCGCCGATCCCGTCCGAACTCATCATGCCGCTCGCCGGCTTCGATGCGGCGCGCGGTGACATGAACGTCTATCTGGTCATCCTGTCAGGCAGCATCGGTTCAGTGGCAGGCGCACTCTTCTGGTATGTCATCGGGCGCTGGATCGGTGAGGATCGGCTCAAACGGTTTGCCAGCCGTCACGGAAGGCTGCTCACCTTGAGCGCCAGCGAGGTCGAACGGGTCAACCGCTGGTTCGACAAGCATAACGAGAAGGCGGTTCTGTTGGGTCGTCTCGTCCCCGCGGTCCGCACTCTCATTTCGGTCCCGGCCGGAATTTTCGAAATGTCGCTTGGCCGGTTTCTCATCTACTCCACCATCGGCACCGTGGGATGGACCGCGTTGCTCACCTTTGGAGGCTATATGCTGGGAGACCGCTATGAACTGGTCCAGACCTGGATCAATCCCGTCTCCAACGTCATCGTCGGCATAATCGTTCTGGCTTATCTCTACCGGGTAATGCGCTGGCGCGCCGATTGA
- a CDS encoding M10 family metallopeptidase C-terminal domain-containing protein, producing MSDNISSSSQGLLLHEGDGPAFDPDVLEPHINPSDAVDASVDYLAGTTAANGKPIWSVQEIAAHLNRSGASWTGGPDPAPQRGDDDPTTINFGFFENQGELFENGYVYFVGNNGYGLSEYFNFASFSEAQRAATRESIQSWDDVISLSFHETAAGDADINFGNLANAPTTQAYARLPFGTLSSNAAVNAQVQPIAGDVWISASQASNFWLDEGGYGLQTLTHEIGHALGLSHPGGYNAAPGVSITYNANAEYYQDVRAYTVMSYFNASSVGIRHFDFHVSTLAYAGVPLIHDIAAAQAIYGADMTTRTGDTTYGFNSNAGRDAFDFDLTPAPVMAIWDAGGIDTLDASGYATNQIIDLREGALSSIGGVTFETAPSFEEVNANRAAVGLPPVSQATYDANMAALEANPAVGALTDNVGIAYGAVIENGIGGSGHDLLVGNKASNVLIGNDGDDTFVGGDSVDFFTGGAGKDTFFAEINATKVAAKSGSISVDVITDFETGIDMIDLGLIDANTSIDGQQGFVLVKNSTGEAGQLWTKTFGNINAAEKSLGIDIPGLSGPNVNLGKVTVVFGDVDGGGADFAFFLIGTSKVSAADFVNLAGDAADGGTISAALANVLASSGGVSGLAAAASAQSPLFAEQGIDDLLGKIFDVSATTGDVEALSAAAKVSGNAVGALFNGGQSFDDLYLTNMAMAA from the coding sequence ATGTCGGATAATATCTCAAGCAGCTCACAGGGCTTGCTCTTGCACGAAGGGGACGGGCCGGCCTTCGATCCGGATGTGTTGGAGCCGCATATCAATCCTTCCGATGCCGTGGATGCGTCGGTGGACTATCTCGCAGGTACCACAGCTGCCAATGGCAAGCCGATCTGGTCGGTTCAGGAAATTGCCGCGCATCTTAACCGTTCGGGGGCCAGCTGGACGGGCGGCCCCGACCCCGCTCCGCAGCGCGGCGACGACGATCCGACGACAATTAATTTCGGTTTCTTCGAAAACCAGGGTGAGCTGTTCGAAAATGGCTATGTCTATTTCGTCGGCAACAACGGTTACGGCCTGAGCGAATATTTCAATTTCGCTTCGTTCAGCGAGGCCCAGCGCGCCGCCACCCGCGAATCGATCCAGAGCTGGGACGATGTCATTAGCCTATCGTTTCACGAGACGGCGGCCGGCGACGCCGATATCAACTTCGGTAATCTGGCAAATGCGCCCACCACGCAGGCCTATGCCCGGCTCCCCTTTGGCACGCTTTCCAGCAATGCCGCGGTCAACGCGCAGGTGCAGCCGATCGCGGGAGATGTCTGGATCTCGGCCAGCCAGGCGAGTAATTTCTGGCTCGATGAGGGAGGTTATGGTCTCCAGACTCTGACGCATGAGATCGGTCACGCACTGGGTTTGTCGCATCCTGGTGGTTATAATGCGGCGCCTGGCGTTTCGATCACCTATAATGCGAACGCTGAATATTATCAGGACGTACGCGCTTACACGGTGATGTCGTACTTCAACGCGAGTTCGGTTGGCATCCGCCATTTCGATTTTCATGTATCGACACTGGCCTATGCAGGCGTGCCTTTGATCCATGACATCGCAGCCGCTCAGGCGATCTATGGGGCGGATATGACGACCCGCACCGGGGACACCACCTACGGCTTCAACAGCAATGCTGGCCGCGATGCGTTCGATTTCGATCTGACTCCTGCACCTGTCATGGCAATTTGGGACGCCGGAGGCATCGATACGCTCGATGCTTCGGGCTACGCCACCAATCAGATTATCGATTTGCGCGAAGGCGCACTGTCGAGCATCGGCGGAGTAACCTTTGAAACCGCGCCATCGTTCGAAGAGGTCAATGCCAATCGTGCCGCCGTCGGACTTCCGCCAGTAAGCCAAGCAACCTATGATGCGAACATGGCTGCGCTGGAGGCCAATCCGGCAGTGGGCGCGCTTACCGACAATGTCGGCATCGCTTATGGCGCGGTGATCGAAAACGGTATCGGCGGCAGCGGCCACGATCTGCTGGTTGGCAACAAGGCGTCGAACGTGCTGATCGGCAACGATGGCGACGATACCTTCGTCGGCGGCGATTCGGTCGACTTCTTCACCGGCGGTGCTGGCAAGGATACGTTCTTTGCCGAAATCAACGCCACGAAGGTAGCTGCCAAGTCGGGATCGATTTCGGTCGATGTCATCACCGATTTCGAAACCGGCATCGACATGATCGATCTTGGGCTGATTGATGCGAACACCTCTATCGATGGTCAGCAAGGCTTCGTCTTGGTCAAGAATTCCACCGGAGAGGCCGGTCAGCTCTGGACGAAGACTTTCGGCAATATCAATGCTGCTGAAAAGTCGCTTGGTATCGATATTCCGGGCCTGAGCGGTCCTAATGTCAATCTTGGCAAGGTCACCGTGGTATTCGGTGACGTGGACGGTGGCGGTGCGGATTTCGCATTCTTCCTAATTGGTACGTCCAAGGTTTCGGCAGCCGATTTCGTCAATCTTGCCGGAGACGCCGCTGACGGCGGCACGATTTCTGCGGCGCTCGCCAATGTGCTGGCCTCCAGCGGCGGCGTATCCGGTCTTGCTGCTGCGGCGTCGGCGCAGTCTCCCCTGTTTGCTGAACAGGGCATCGACGATTTGCTGGGCAAGATTTTCGATGTTTCGGCAACTACCGGCGATGTGGAGGCTCTCAGCGCAGCCGCCAAGGTGTCAGGAAACGCCGTTGGTGCCCTGTTCAACGGCGGCCAGAGCTTTGACGATCTCTATCTCACCAACATGGCGATGGCTGCCTGA
- a CDS encoding Nramp family divalent metal transporter, with product MQDTHKKAEDDRAADAEGPDARQAPPPRSKMWRHLGPGIVVAATGVGAGDLVATLIAGSRFGYALLWAAVVGCIVKIALSEGSARYHLATGSTILAGWRSLGRWTSWYFGIYVIIWGFIYGATAMSATALPLTALFPGLSLRAWAIIAGIFGFVFVWFNNYETFEVVMKALVGTMFVIMVGLAILVAPSLPDLARGMAFSLPEDSLFYTLGLIGGVGGTITTAAYGYWTQAKGWRGTPWLPMMRVDNSVAYIVTGIFVIAMLVVGAELLYSAGIALQDSDQGLLGLSGVLEERFGRTIAMLFLIGFAATSVSSLLGVWQGMSLFFSDWWYQLKGRNEGGHEGSGAYRFYLLWLTFPPMLLLFADRPFLLVIIYGAFGALFMPFLAVTLLILNNSERLPAEARNGVLANITLAGSAILFVVLAVQQIVKLIG from the coding sequence ATGCAGGACACCCACAAGAAGGCGGAGGACGATCGCGCCGCCGATGCCGAGGGCCCCGATGCCCGGCAGGCCCCGCCGCCACGTTCAAAGATGTGGCGGCATCTGGGCCCCGGTATCGTCGTGGCGGCGACGGGGGTGGGCGCAGGCGATCTCGTCGCCACGCTGATCGCCGGATCGCGGTTCGGCTATGCGCTGCTCTGGGCCGCGGTGGTCGGCTGCATCGTCAAGATTGCCTTGTCCGAAGGTTCGGCCCGCTATCATCTCGCTACCGGCTCCACCATCTTGGCCGGCTGGCGATCGCTCGGCCGATGGACCAGCTGGTATTTCGGCATCTACGTCATTATCTGGGGCTTCATCTACGGCGCCACCGCGATGAGCGCGACGGCGCTGCCCCTTACCGCGCTCTTCCCAGGTCTATCGCTACGCGCATGGGCAATTATTGCCGGCATCTTCGGTTTCGTGTTCGTCTGGTTCAACAATTACGAGACATTCGAAGTGGTGATGAAAGCGCTGGTCGGCACGATGTTTGTCATCATGGTTGGCCTTGCCATACTGGTTGCCCCCTCTCTGCCAGATCTGGCCCGCGGCATGGCGTTCTCGTTGCCCGAGGACTCTCTCTTCTACACACTAGGCCTGATCGGCGGCGTCGGCGGCACAATCACCACCGCCGCTTACGGATACTGGACACAAGCGAAGGGATGGCGCGGCACGCCGTGGCTGCCGATGATGCGCGTCGACAATTCGGTCGCATATATCGTCACGGGCATTTTTGTGATCGCGATGCTGGTCGTCGGCGCGGAGCTTCTTTATTCCGCCGGCATCGCGCTACAGGATAGCGATCAGGGCCTGCTCGGCCTCTCCGGCGTATTGGAGGAGCGCTTCGGACGGACCATCGCAATGCTTTTCCTCATAGGCTTTGCCGCCACGTCCGTCTCCTCGCTCCTCGGCGTTTGGCAGGGCATGAGCCTGTTTTTTTCCGATTGGTGGTATCAGCTGAAAGGCCGCAACGAGGGCGGGCATGAGGGCAGCGGTGCCTATCGCTTCTACCTCCTCTGGCTCACTTTCCCGCCGATGCTGCTGCTATTCGCAGACAGGCCCTTCCTGCTCGTCATCATTTATGGCGCGTTCGGCGCGCTGTTCATGCCGTTTCTGGCGGTGACGCTGCTGATACTCAACAATTCGGAGCGACTGCCCGCTGAAGCGCGCAATGGCGTCCTTGCCAACATAACCCTGGCGGGCTCTGCCATTCTCTTCGTCGTGCTGGCAGTGCAGCAAATCGTAAAGCTCATCGGCTGA
- a CDS encoding dicarboxylate/amino acid:cation symporter, with amino-acid sequence MTMRHVQHSAEPAMPPKSRAWWQHLYAQVLIAIIAGVLLGHFAPQTGEAMKPLGDAFIKLVKMIIAPVIFLTIVTGIAGMRDLAKIGRVAGKAFAYFIFFSTLALIIGMIIGNVVQPGAGLNIDPATLDSSAVADYAAKAHESSISGFLLGIIPDTMVSALTSGSILQVLFVSVLFGISLALVGERGDRILSVLEDISTIVFKFVSLIMRAAPIGAFGAIAFTIGAYGIGTLANLAELVATFYLTALVFVLGVLGIVARLCGFSIFRLISYLKAELLLVLGTSSSESALPSLIEKMERAGCPKTVVGLVVPTGYSFNLDGTNIYMTLAALFIAQATGIELTLGEQIALLSVAMISSKGAAGVTGAGFITLAATLSIVPSVPVAGMALILGIDRFMSECRSLTNFIGNAVATIVVSRWEGNFDLAQFQAATSGELPRIDQDPDLTVPEK; translated from the coding sequence ATGACCATGCGCCACGTTCAGCATTCCGCCGAACCCGCCATGCCGCCGAAATCGCGCGCCTGGTGGCAACATCTCTACGCACAGGTGCTTATCGCGATCATCGCGGGCGTCCTGCTTGGGCATTTCGCGCCGCAGACCGGCGAGGCGATGAAGCCACTCGGCGATGCTTTCATAAAGCTGGTCAAGATGATCATCGCGCCGGTGATTTTCCTCACCATCGTCACCGGTATCGCCGGGATGCGCGATCTGGCGAAGATCGGGCGCGTCGCAGGCAAAGCCTTTGCCTATTTCATCTTCTTCTCCACGCTGGCGCTGATTATCGGCATGATCATCGGCAATGTCGTGCAGCCCGGCGCGGGACTGAACATCGATCCGGCCACGCTCGATTCCAGCGCCGTCGCCGATTACGCCGCCAAAGCGCATGAAAGCTCCATCAGCGGCTTCCTGCTCGGCATCATCCCCGACACGATGGTGTCCGCGCTCACCAGCGGCTCGATCCTTCAGGTGCTGTTCGTTTCGGTGCTGTTCGGCATCAGCCTAGCACTTGTGGGTGAGCGCGGTGACCGCATCCTGAGCGTGCTGGAAGATATTTCCACGATCGTCTTCAAGTTCGTATCGCTGATCATGCGCGCAGCCCCCATCGGCGCGTTCGGCGCGATCGCCTTCACCATCGGTGCCTATGGCATCGGTACGCTGGCCAATCTCGCCGAGCTGGTAGCGACCTTTTACCTCACCGCCTTGGTGTTCGTGCTGGGCGTGCTCGGCATCGTCGCGCGGCTCTGCGGGTTCTCAATCTTCCGGCTGATCTCCTATTTGAAGGCGGAGCTGCTGCTGGTGCTCGGCACGTCGAGCTCGGAAAGTGCCCTGCCCTCGCTGATCGAGAAGATGGAGCGCGCCGGTTGCCCCAAGACAGTCGTCGGACTCGTCGTGCCCACCGGCTATTCGTTCAATCTGGACGGCACCAACATCTATATGACGCTCGCCGCACTGTTCATCGCGCAGGCGACAGGTATCGAGCTAACGCTGGGCGAGCAGATCGCTCTGCTTTCGGTCGCCATGATTTCTTCAAAAGGCGCAGCGGGTGTCACGGGTGCCGGGTTCATCACCTTGGCCGCCACCCTCTCCATCGTGCCGAGCGTCCCGGTGGCGGGCATGGCGCTGATCCTGGGCATCGACCGGTTCATGTCCGAATGCCGCAGCCTGACCAATTTCATCGGCAACGCGGTTGCCACCATCGTCGTCAGCCGCTGGGAGGGAAATTTCGACCTCGCCCAGTTCCAGGCTGCCACGTCGGGCGAGCTGCCCCGTATCGATCAGGACCCCGATCTGACCGTTCCGGAAAAATAG
- a CDS encoding protein-glutamate methylesterase/protein-glutamine glutaminase — MPKKTIRVLVIDDSASVRQAMTAILSADPEIEVIAAASDPFAAARYIQAEMPDVVTLDVEMPRMDGITFLRKLMSQCPVPVVMCSSLVEEGSETLLQAMEAGAVDVILKPRMGVADHLNEAHMRIRETVKGAAQARLGRRSAARKDEGPQQKLTADAMMPPPSAGAMRRTTEMVVCIGASTGGTEALREVLEALPANSPGIVVVQHMPESFTKAFAKRLNGLCKVDVKEAENGDTVMRGHVLIAPGGLRHTMLERQGARYYVSVREGPLVSRHRPSVDVLFRSAARTAGSNAVGIIMTGMGDDGARGLLEMKEAGARTMAQDEATSIVFGMPKEAIARGATDRILPLGQIANELLRASQR, encoded by the coding sequence ATGCCGAAGAAAACTATCCGCGTCCTGGTGATCGACGATTCCGCCAGCGTCCGGCAGGCGATGACCGCCATTCTTTCGGCGGACCCGGAGATCGAGGTGATCGCTGCGGCGTCCGATCCCTTCGCTGCGGCGCGCTATATCCAGGCCGAAATGCCCGATGTGGTCACGCTCGACGTCGAAATGCCGCGCATGGACGGCATCACCTTTCTGCGCAAATTGATGAGCCAGTGCCCGGTGCCCGTGGTGATGTGTTCCTCGCTGGTGGAAGAAGGGTCCGAAACGCTGCTTCAGGCGATGGAGGCTGGCGCAGTCGATGTGATCCTGAAGCCGCGCATGGGTGTCGCCGATCATCTGAACGAAGCGCATATGCGCATTCGCGAAACGGTGAAGGGCGCGGCGCAGGCGCGTCTCGGCAGGCGGTCCGCGGCCCGCAAGGATGAGGGCCCGCAGCAAAAGCTCACCGCCGACGCGATGATGCCGCCGCCCAGCGCCGGCGCCATGCGCCGCACCACCGAAATGGTGGTATGCATCGGCGCCTCCACCGGCGGCACCGAAGCGCTGCGCGAAGTGCTGGAGGCGCTGCCGGCCAATTCGCCCGGTATCGTGGTGGTCCAGCACATGCCCGAAAGCTTCACCAAAGCCTTTGCCAAACGGCTCAACGGCCTGTGCAAGGTGGATGTGAAAGAGGCCGAAAACGGGGATACCGTGATGCGCGGTCATGTGCTGATCGCGCCCGGCGGTCTGCGCCACACCATGCTGGAGCGGCAGGGCGCGCGCTATTATGTCTCGGTCCGCGAAGGGCCGCTGGTGTCGCGGCACCGGCCCTCGGTCGACGTGCTGTTCCGCTCGGCCGCGCGCACCGCCGGGTCGAACGCGGTGGGGATCATCATGACCGGCATGGGCGACGACGGCGCGCGCGGGCTTCTGGAAATGAAGGAGGCGGGCGCACGCACCATGGCCCAGGACGAGGCGACCTCGATCGTCTTCGGCATGCCCAAGGAAGCGATCGCGCGCGGTGCGACAGACCGCATTCTGCCCTTGGGGCAAATTGCTAACGAATTACTGCGAGCATCCCAACGATGA
- a CDS encoding CheR family methyltransferase yields the protein MASAALAASPITEDHISQRNFARLAAHIHELSGIKIPLTKRTMLEGRLRRRVRATGTADLDEYCEALFDGDFGEGETEHLLNAVTTNKTDFFREPKHFDYMESTILPAIMAAGTRRLRAWSAGCSTGAESYTMAMLFDDFAQRHGGPEYGILATDLDSEVLDVARRGIYPRTLLDPVPPVLRKRYVMEPIDPASENVRIVPALRSAVGYAQLNFMDARYPVGSPMDIIMCRNVLIYFDRPTQEAVIGRLCSNLKPGGWIMLGHSESITEMNLPLRQVGHTIFQKD from the coding sequence ATGGCCTCAGCAGCTCTTGCCGCCTCCCCGATTACCGAAGACCACATATCCCAGCGCAACTTCGCGCGGCTTGCAGCCCATATTCACGAACTTTCGGGGATCAAGATACCGCTGACCAAGCGAACCATGCTCGAAGGGCGCTTGCGCAGGCGCGTGCGAGCCACCGGCACGGCCGATCTCGATGAATATTGCGAGGCGCTGTTCGACGGCGATTTCGGTGAGGGCGAGACGGAGCATCTGCTGAACGCGGTCACCACCAACAAGACCGATTTCTTCCGTGAGCCCAAGCATTTCGACTATATGGAGAGCACCATCCTGCCCGCGATCATGGCGGCGGGCACGCGCCGGCTCAGGGCCTGGAGCGCGGGCTGCTCGACGGGCGCGGAATCCTATACCATGGCGATGCTGTTCGACGATTTCGCGCAGCGGCACGGCGGCCCGGAATATGGCATTCTGGCCACCGATCTCGACAGCGAAGTGCTCGATGTGGCCCGGCGCGGCATCTATCCCCGCACGCTGCTGGATCCGGTGCCGCCGGTTCTGCGCAAGCGCTATGTGATGGAACCGATCGACCCCGCCAGCGAGAATGTCCGCATCGTCCCCGCCCTGCGCTCGGCGGTCGGCTATGCGCAGCTGAACTTCATGGACGCGCGCTATCCGGTGGGCAGCCCGATGGACATCATCATGTGCCGCAACGTCCTGATCTATTTCGATCGGCCGACGCAGGAGGCGGTAATCGGCCGGCTGTGCAGTAATTTGAAACCCGGCGGGTGGATCATGCTGGGCCATTCGGAATCCATCACCGAAATGAACCTGCCGCTTCGCCAGGTGGGCCACACCATCTTCCAGAAGGACTAG
- a CDS encoding chemotaxis protein CheW: MTGGTETQAVTFGLGDEIFAVPVGMVREILDYAPVFRVPQAPDWLLGLTDVRGAGVPTVDLRTRMGLPMQEPTLTTRILIVDLALADRNVALGLVVDRVLNVTAFSADQIEPAPDIGMRWRSDYIDGVVRQDDGFVILVDLATFFSSEEAAMLPGLQAA; the protein is encoded by the coding sequence ATGACGGGCGGCACCGAAACCCAGGCCGTAACATTCGGCTTGGGGGACGAGATCTTCGCGGTTCCGGTCGGCATGGTGCGCGAGATACTGGATTATGCTCCGGTATTTCGCGTCCCCCAGGCGCCGGACTGGCTCCTGGGCCTCACCGATGTGCGCGGCGCAGGCGTACCGACTGTGGACCTGCGCACCCGCATGGGCCTGCCGATGCAGGAACCGACACTTACCACGCGCATCCTGATCGTGGACCTTGCCCTCGCCGACCGTAACGTCGCGCTGGGCCTGGTTGTCGACCGGGTGCTCAACGTCACCGCGTTCTCGGCGGATCAGATCGAACCGGCACCCGATATCGGCATGCGCTGGCGGTCCGATTATATCGACGGCGTCGTGCGGCAGGACGACGGCTTCGTCATCTTGGTGGACCTGGCGACATTCTTTTCCAGCGAGGAAGCGGCAATGCTTCCCGGCCTGCAGGCGGCTTGA